A part of Halobaculum sp. MBLA0143 genomic DNA contains:
- a CDS encoding sulfite exporter TauE/SafE family protein, with protein MSLLGVGVEVGAFALVGLLGGAHCLGMCGPLVTRYAAAGGGPDGRVTLRDVRQQGLFTLGRIAAYAAWGAAFGALGDAVVRGGGLFVAVDSLRGTVGVLAGVAVLAIGVGYLRGRPLDPGRLPLPGVGGAFARVGRAVGRRADAWADGPRVALLGTVHSILPCPLLYPAYLYAFARGSPVAGAVALTALGVGTAPAMVGYATVIGAVPARYRSRLHRALGAAFLLLGLAPLLHGLALLGAPVPTLHLPHYGGVPTP; from the coding sequence GTGAGTCTCCTGGGCGTCGGAGTGGAGGTGGGTGCGTTCGCGCTCGTCGGTCTCCTGGGTGGTGCCCACTGTCTCGGGATGTGTGGCCCGTTGGTGACGCGGTACGCGGCTGCCGGCGGCGGCCCAGACGGCCGAGTGACGCTCCGGGACGTGCGCCAACAGGGACTGTTCACCCTGGGTCGGATCGCCGCGTACGCGGCGTGGGGCGCGGCGTTCGGCGCGCTCGGCGACGCCGTCGTCCGCGGCGGCGGGCTGTTCGTCGCCGTCGACAGTCTCCGAGGCACGGTGGGCGTGCTCGCGGGGGTGGCGGTGCTGGCAATCGGCGTCGGCTACCTCCGCGGCCGACCGTTGGATCCCGGCAGGCTGCCGCTGCCGGGCGTCGGCGGCGCGTTCGCGCGGGTCGGCCGGGCGGTCGGCCGGCGAGCGGACGCCTGGGCCGACGGCCCGCGTGTGGCGTTGCTGGGAACCGTCCACTCGATACTGCCGTGTCCGTTGCTGTACCCCGCGTACCTGTACGCCTTCGCCCGCGGGTCGCCCGTCGCCGGGGCGGTGGCGCTGACCGCGCTCGGCGTCGGCACCGCGCCGGCGATGGTGGGGTACGCGACCGTGATCGGCGCGGTGCCGGCCAGGTACCGGTCGCGGCTCCACCGCGCGCTCGGGGCCGCGTTTCTCCTCCTCGGGCTGGCGCCGTTGCTCCACGGACTCGCACTGCTCGGCGCCCCGGTGCCGACGCTCCACCTGCCACACTACGGGGGTGTGCCGACGCCGTGA
- a CDS encoding DUF1405 domain-containing protein: MSDRSTSWLPSPPARPSVPRYVAPLPAWLESVGLRFALPIVVVNLVGTAFGFWYYGFHPLPLSDPPIVWQFAGTPPAMWVFVPDSPVATGFIALALGLWLVDRQNDYVTALAFLGCWKLGLWTPFVLVAFADGFLATTPLPMYLFLFVSHLGMAVEGFLLYRVSTFPRRAVAVAVGWYVLNDVVDYFLPIVGTPHHTLVPGQARLAEGFGFTHPSPTHEIAAAGAVFLTVTGAALALATARSRPQG, from the coding sequence ATGAGCGACAGGTCGACCTCGTGGCTGCCGTCGCCGCCCGCCCGGCCGTCCGTCCCCCGGTACGTCGCCCCGCTGCCGGCGTGGCTGGAGTCGGTCGGACTCCGGTTCGCGCTGCCGATCGTGGTGGTCAACCTCGTCGGAACGGCGTTCGGCTTCTGGTACTACGGCTTCCACCCGTTGCCGCTCTCGGACCCGCCGATCGTCTGGCAGTTCGCGGGCACGCCGCCGGCGATGTGGGTGTTCGTGCCGGACAGCCCGGTGGCGACGGGGTTCATCGCACTCGCCTTGGGGCTGTGGCTCGTCGACCGCCAGAACGACTACGTCACCGCCCTGGCGTTTCTCGGGTGTTGGAAGCTGGGGCTGTGGACGCCGTTCGTGCTCGTGGCGTTCGCAGACGGCTTCCTGGCGACGACACCGCTGCCGATGTACCTGTTCCTGTTCGTCTCGCACCTCGGGATGGCGGTGGAGGGGTTCCTGTTGTACCGGGTCTCGACGTTCCCGCGCCGGGCGGTCGCCGTCGCCGTCGGGTGGTATGTCCTGAACGACGTCGTCGACTACTTCCTGCCGATCGTCGGGACGCCACACCACACGCTCGTCCCCGGGCAGGCCCGGCTGGCCGAGGGGTTCGGGTTCACCCACCCGTCGCCGACCCACGAGATCGCCGCAGCCGGCGCCGTCTTCCTCACTGTCACCGGCGCCGCGCTCGCGCTGGCGACCGCACGGAGCCGCCCACAGGGCTAA
- a CDS encoding calcium/sodium antiporter has protein sequence MLVGFVLLYVGAEALVKGASSFATDVGMRAAIAGVTVVAFATTAPELAVAVLSGLNFGETLGYGAIVGSNIANIGLVLGVSALITPLEVSDETVRRHLPFMILAAVMFVGMGADGAFGRLEGALFGVALVVFTVVLIRTSDPTESDVIEGMDELEESDDDDAVAVDGGVAVVTDRLPFRLRDVAFLVVGLLCLVIGARQLIQGGRTTLYYIGAGDRFVGLTVLALGTSLPELAASVVSAVRGKDDFSVGNVVGSNIYNILAVVGVLVLIAPSSVPAAMVQTDFPFLIGVTGVAAALFVARGRIGRPEGVVLLGCYGLYVALLL, from the coding sequence ATGCTCGTTGGGTTCGTCCTGCTGTACGTGGGTGCGGAGGCGTTGGTCAAGGGCGCCTCCAGTTTCGCGACGGACGTCGGAATGCGGGCGGCCATCGCCGGCGTCACCGTGGTCGCCTTCGCCACGACCGCGCCGGAGTTGGCCGTCGCCGTGTTGTCCGGGCTGAACTTCGGGGAGACGCTGGGGTACGGCGCCATCGTCGGCTCCAACATCGCCAACATCGGGCTCGTGCTCGGCGTGTCGGCGCTCATCACGCCGTTGGAGGTGTCGGACGAGACGGTCCGGCGCCACCTCCCGTTCATGATCCTCGCGGCCGTCATGTTCGTCGGGATGGGCGCAGACGGCGCGTTCGGCCGCCTCGAGGGTGCGTTGTTCGGGGTCGCGCTCGTCGTGTTCACGGTCGTCCTGATCAGGACGAGCGACCCGACGGAGTCGGACGTGATCGAGGGGATGGACGAACTGGAGGAGTCGGACGACGACGACGCCGTCGCCGTCGACGGCGGCGTCGCGGTCGTCACCGACCGACTCCCGTTCCGGCTGCGTGACGTGGCGTTCCTGGTCGTCGGCCTGTTGTGTCTCGTGATCGGGGCTAGACAGCTGATCCAGGGCGGGCGGACGACGCTGTACTACATCGGTGCCGGCGACCGGTTCGTCGGGCTCACCGTGTTGGCGCTCGGCACCTCGCTGCCGGAGCTCGCGGCGTCCGTCGTGTCGGCGGTTCGCGGGAAAGACGACTTCAGCGTCGGCAACGTCGTCGGCTCCAACATCTACAACATCCTCGCCGTCGTGGGTGTGCTCGTGTTGATCGCCCCCTCCTCCGTACCGGCGGCGATGGTCCAGACGGACTTCCCGTTCCTGATCGGTGTGACCGGGGTGGCGGCCGCGTTGTTCGTCGCTCGCGGCCGGATCGGCCGTCCGGAGGGTGTCGTCCTGTTGGGTTGTTACGGGCTGTACGTCGCACTCCTCCTGTAG
- a CDS encoding D-aminoacyl-tRNA deacylase — MTAENDGSDDSGEAPVAVVVSEADRASEHVGEQLLDLGEWETHEDGDRPSDQGGGVYHRAVDTVVPLEVRTFADLHLRLAAPGDAFSATPRLLVFASRHSGDTGRLLTCHFTGNFGDAEYGGDDRAFAPAAPGVQRDLVAAFDAYAPEAYGVGVECTHHGPTDVSVPSLFAELGSDEAAWDDPAGAAAVARAIRSLATDAVTGSAASPAVGETPRHLLGVGGGHYAPRFERVLRETAWGVGHVASEWQLSELGDPEANVDTLRRAVAASDAVAVLADAGGDDAVDALADTDAGVRVVSETWVRTVDDRALPFVDAVESALRPVADGLRFGARRTDPDGFAVVELPTELLSAARRVDAEAAREVVFDHAVAVETRENGNRVGDRAALPDGSDDVTAATAYDAVVDALVTVLREGYDEVERAEGTVTATKTSFDPAAARERGVPEGPAFGRLANGQPVEVDGETVTPGAVSTTERETFPVDRDL; from the coding sequence GTGACCGCCGAGAACGACGGCAGCGACGACAGCGGCGAGGCACCCGTCGCGGTCGTCGTCTCCGAGGCCGACCGGGCGTCCGAGCACGTCGGCGAGCAACTGCTAGATCTGGGCGAGTGGGAGACGCACGAGGACGGCGACCGCCCGAGCGACCAGGGGGGTGGCGTCTACCACCGCGCCGTCGACACGGTAGTTCCCCTGGAGGTGCGGACGTTCGCCGACCTCCACCTCCGGCTCGCGGCGCCCGGAGACGCCTTCTCCGCGACGCCACGACTGCTCGTGTTCGCGTCGCGTCACTCCGGCGACACCGGCCGGCTCCTGACGTGTCACTTCACCGGGAACTTCGGCGACGCGGAGTACGGCGGCGACGACCGCGCGTTCGCGCCGGCGGCGCCGGGGGTTCAGCGGGACCTCGTGGCCGCGTTCGACGCCTACGCGCCCGAGGCGTACGGCGTCGGCGTGGAGTGTACCCACCACGGCCCGACGGACGTGTCCGTGCCGTCCCTGTTCGCCGAGCTCGGGAGTGACGAGGCGGCGTGGGACGACCCCGCGGGCGCCGCGGCGGTCGCGCGGGCGATCCGGTCGCTGGCGACGGACGCCGTCACGGGGTCGGCGGCGTCGCCCGCGGTCGGCGAGACACCCCGGCACCTGCTCGGCGTCGGCGGCGGCCACTACGCCCCGCGGTTCGAGCGAGTCCTCCGGGAGACGGCCTGGGGCGTCGGTCACGTCGCCTCCGAGTGGCAGCTGTCGGAGCTCGGCGACCCCGAGGCGAACGTCGACACGCTCCGACGGGCGGTCGCCGCCAGCGACGCCGTCGCGGTGCTCGCGGACGCCGGCGGCGACGACGCCGTCGACGCGCTCGCCGACACCGACGCCGGCGTCCGGGTCGTCTCGGAGACCTGGGTGCGGACGGTCGACGACCGAGCGCTCCCGTTCGTCGACGCCGTCGAGTCTGCGCTCCGGCCGGTCGCAGACGGGCTCCGATTTGGCGCCCGACGCACCGACCCGGACGGGTTCGCCGTCGTCGAGCTACCGACGGAACTCCTCTCGGCTGCGCGCCGCGTCGACGCCGAGGCGGCCCGTGAGGTCGTGTTCGACCACGCCGTCGCCGTCGAGACCAGAGAGAACGGCAACCGCGTCGGCGACCGGGCCGCCCTCCCGGACGGGAGTGACGACGTGACCGCCGCTACGGCGTACGACGCCGTCGTCGACGCACTCGTGACGGTGTTGCGCGAAGGGTACGACGAGGTCGAGCGCGCCGAGGGGACGGTGACGGCGACGAAGACGTCGTTCGACCCCGCCGCGGCCCGCGAGCGTGGCGTCCCGGAGGGGCCGGCGTTCGGTCGGCTGGCGAACGGCCAGCCCGTCGAGGTCGACGGCGAGACCGTCACGCCGGGGGCCGTGTCGACGACGGAACGGGAGACGTTCCCCGTCGACCGCGACCTGTGA
- a CDS encoding sodium:calcium antiporter, with the protein MSRGLRHPLVAVLFGVVSTLPWVGSWATGGAAGFAPVTVVLVAGLAVLGASFLLAWGAETAEKDVPRAFALAVLAVLAVAPEYAVDALYAWQAGAGDPQAGNLAVANMTGANRILIGLGWSGIAIFSILRARRSGGDDAGATTSYVELDRGIATEILFLFLATIFAFFVPLGGGIGGVDTLVLVGLYVGYIAVILRGDVAEHDEQVGVPAYLQQLPRGPRVTAVLTLFAYSGFLIFTAVEPFAHGLEELGLALGIPEFFMIQWFAPLASESPELIVTAYLVDKARSTAAFNALISSKLNQWTLLIGTLAVVYSVSRGQYGVLAFDLKQSAEIWLTAAQSLFALAVLVDFRISVPEALAILVLFVTQVVGEFVVVQTVGESATASLLGVETTYSIWLLAGYTVVYALATLGLVVVRRDDFGRLGRLTVRAVRGESLAADGGGAE; encoded by the coding sequence ATGAGTCGAGGCTTGCGTCACCCGCTCGTGGCGGTTCTCTTCGGTGTCGTGTCGACCCTCCCGTGGGTCGGGTCGTGGGCCACGGGGGGCGCGGCCGGGTTCGCCCCCGTGACGGTCGTTCTCGTGGCCGGGCTGGCGGTGCTGGGCGCGTCGTTCCTCCTGGCGTGGGGCGCAGAGACGGCCGAGAAGGACGTGCCGCGGGCGTTCGCGCTGGCGGTGTTGGCGGTGCTGGCGGTCGCGCCGGAGTACGCCGTCGACGCGCTGTACGCCTGGCAGGCCGGCGCGGGCGATCCACAGGCCGGCAACCTCGCCGTCGCCAACATGACCGGCGCGAATCGCATTCTGATCGGGCTGGGGTGGTCCGGGATCGCTATCTTCTCCATCCTCCGGGCGCGTCGCTCCGGCGGCGACGACGCCGGCGCGACCACGAGCTACGTGGAACTGGACCGCGGAATCGCCACGGAGATCCTGTTCTTGTTCCTCGCTACGATCTTCGCCTTCTTCGTCCCGTTGGGCGGCGGCATCGGCGGCGTCGACACGCTCGTGCTCGTCGGACTGTACGTCGGCTACATCGCCGTGATCCTCCGGGGAGACGTGGCGGAACACGACGAACAGGTGGGGGTGCCCGCCTACCTCCAACAGTTGCCGCGTGGCCCCCGGGTGACGGCCGTCCTGACCCTGTTCGCCTACTCCGGGTTCCTGATCTTCACCGCCGTCGAGCCGTTCGCACACGGGTTAGAGGAACTGGGGCTCGCGCTCGGCATCCCGGAGTTCTTTATGATCCAGTGGTTCGCGCCGTTGGCCAGCGAGTCGCCGGAGCTGATCGTCACGGCGTACCTCGTCGACAAGGCGCGCTCGACCGCGGCGTTCAACGCCCTGATCTCCTCGAAGCTGAACCAGTGGACGCTGCTGATCGGGACGCTCGCGGTCGTGTACAGCGTCTCGCGCGGACAGTACGGCGTGTTGGCCTTCGACCTGAAGCAGTCGGCGGAGATCTGGCTGACGGCCGCACAGAGCCTCTTCGCGCTGGCCGTGCTCGTCGACTTCCGGATCTCCGTGCCCGAGGCGCTGGCGATCCTCGTGTTGTTCGTCACCCAGGTCGTGGGTGAGTTCGTCGTCGTACAGACCGTCGGAGAGTCGGCGACCGCGAGCCTGCTGGGCGTAGAGACCACCTACTCCATCTGGCTGTTGGCCGGGTACACGGTCGTCTACGCTCTCGCCACGCTCGGGCTGGTGGTGGTCAGACGCGACGACTTCGGCCGACTCGGCCGACTCACCGTCCGGGCAGTCCGTGGCGAGAGTCTCGCGGCAGACGGGGGTGGAGCGGAGTGA
- a CDS encoding tyrosine--tRNA ligase — translation MTTDTDADPYDLLTRRATEGITDEELRALADDPEGKRAYVGYEPSGVLHLGHMLTANKLLDLQAAGMEVVILLADVHAYLNDKGSFEEIRETGERMREQFLAYGLDPDQTEFVYGSEFQTDEEYVLDLHELELSTTLNRAQRAMAEIQSGDTAKVSHVVYPLMQALDIEYLDLDLAVGGLDQRKVHVLHREEIESLGYESRPCIHTPILADLGTGVGKMSSSSGVTISMEDSAGDIESKVNDAYCPPTRDPEPTDDGEERENPVLELFQYHVFPRFETVEIERPEEYGGNLTYETYEGLAEALESGDLHPADAKPALASYLDELIAPGREKIRARE, via the coding sequence GTGACCACCGACACGGACGCGGACCCCTACGACCTGCTCACCCGGCGGGCCACGGAGGGCATCACCGACGAGGAGCTGCGCGCGCTCGCCGACGACCCCGAGGGGAAGCGGGCGTACGTCGGCTACGAGCCGTCCGGGGTGCTCCACCTCGGGCACATGCTGACGGCGAACAAGCTGTTGGACCTCCAGGCGGCCGGGATGGAGGTCGTGATCCTGCTGGCGGACGTCCACGCCTACCTCAACGACAAGGGCAGCTTCGAGGAGATCCGCGAGACGGGCGAACGGATGCGCGAGCAGTTCCTCGCGTACGGGTTGGATCCGGACCAGACGGAGTTCGTCTACGGCTCGGAGTTCCAGACGGACGAGGAGTACGTGCTGGACCTCCACGAACTGGAGCTGTCGACGACGCTCAATCGTGCCCAGCGCGCGATGGCGGAGATCCAGAGCGGCGACACCGCGAAGGTGAGCCACGTCGTCTACCCGTTGATGCAGGCGTTGGACATCGAGTACCTGGATCTGGACCTGGCGGTCGGTGGGCTGGACCAACGGAAGGTCCACGTCCTCCACCGCGAGGAGATCGAGAGCTTGGGCTACGAGTCGCGGCCGTGTATTCACACGCCGATCCTGGCGGACCTCGGGACCGGCGTCGGCAAGATGTCCTCCTCGTCCGGGGTGACGATCTCGATGGAGGACTCGGCCGGAGACATCGAGTCGAAGGTGAACGACGCCTACTGCCCGCCGACGCGGGACCCGGAGCCGACGGACGACGGGGAAGAACGAGAGAACCCCGTGTTGGAGCTGTTCCAGTACCACGTCTTCCCGCGGTTCGAGACCGTCGAGATCGAGCGCCCGGAGGAGTACGGCGGCAACCTCACCTACGAGACGTACGAGGGGCTCGCGGAGGCGTTGGAGTCCGGTGACCTCCACCCCGCGGACGCCAAGCCGGCGCTCGCGTCGTACCTGGACGAGCTGATCGCGCCCGGACGAGAGAAGATCCGGGCGCGGGAGTGA
- a CDS encoding DJ-1/PfpI family protein has protein sequence MAGKKLLMIVGDFGEDYEIMVPFQAFQAVGHEVDAVCPERESGEVVKTAIHDFRGDQTYLEERGHDFELTATFEEVDPADYDGLVVPGGRAPEYLRGYDAVLETVRHFFETDKPVAALCHGPQILAAAGVLDGYEATAYPALQPEVEAAGCTWTDEVTTDGNLVTGQAWPDHPEWIAQFLDLLGTEVDHGSAAVPADD, from the coding sequence ATGGCAGGCAAGAAGCTCCTGATGATCGTCGGCGACTTCGGGGAGGACTACGAGATCATGGTGCCGTTCCAGGCGTTCCAGGCGGTCGGCCACGAGGTCGACGCCGTCTGTCCGGAACGGGAGAGCGGCGAGGTCGTCAAGACCGCGATCCACGACTTCCGGGGCGACCAGACGTACTTGGAGGAACGCGGCCACGACTTCGAGCTGACGGCGACGTTCGAGGAGGTCGACCCGGCGGACTACGACGGGCTCGTCGTCCCGGGCGGCCGGGCGCCGGAGTACCTCCGCGGCTACGACGCGGTGTTGGAGACGGTGCGACACTTCTTCGAGACGGACAAGCCCGTCGCGGCGCTGTGTCACGGCCCGCAGATCCTGGCGGCCGCCGGCGTGTTGGACGGCTACGAGGCGACCGCCTACCCGGCACTCCAGCCGGAGGTGGAGGCGGCCGGCTGCACTTGGACGGACGAGGTGACGACCGACGGCAACCTCGTCACCGGCCAGGCGTGGCCCGACCACCCGGAGTGGATCGCACAGTTCCTCGACCTCCTCGGGACGGAGGTGGACCACGGGTCGGCCGCGGTGCCCGCGGACGACTGA
- the aroE gene encoding shikimate dehydrogenase, whose translation MDVYALIGRPVEHSLSPPMHEAGYEATGVDARYVTFEPSSATDAVAAAVDLGVAGLNVTVPFKEEVLPAVEPTERARRVGAVNTVDFATSPPTGDNTDVAGVRRAFEHAGVSLSDVRAVVVGAGGAGRAATAALGESAASVHVANRTLSRAEALVADLDPAVPATLSAGPLSDVDDRIAEADVLVNATSVGMEADETPVPAAALHADLAVLDAVYTPLETRLLRDAAAAGAETVDGAWMLLFQGVAAFERWTGRDAPVDAMNETLRARL comes from the coding sequence ATGGACGTGTACGCGCTGATCGGGCGCCCGGTCGAGCACTCGCTGTCGCCGCCGATGCACGAGGCGGGCTACGAGGCCACCGGGGTCGACGCCCGGTACGTCACCTTCGAGCCGTCGTCGGCGACGGACGCGGTGGCGGCCGCCGTCGACCTGGGGGTCGCCGGGCTCAACGTGACGGTGCCGTTCAAAGAGGAGGTGTTGCCGGCAGTCGAGCCGACGGAGCGGGCTCGTCGCGTCGGTGCCGTGAACACGGTGGACTTCGCCACGTCGCCGCCGACGGGTGACAACACCGACGTGGCGGGGGTGCGGCGGGCGTTCGAACACGCCGGCGTGTCGCTGTCGGACGTGCGGGCGGTCGTCGTCGGCGCCGGCGGCGCCGGGCGAGCGGCGACGGCCGCGCTCGGGGAGTCTGCCGCGAGCGTCCACGTCGCCAACCGGACGCTGTCGCGCGCCGAGGCGTTGGTCGCGGACCTGGACCCGGCGGTGCCGGCCACGCTGTCTGCCGGCCCGCTGTCGGACGTGGACGACCGAATCGCCGAGGCGGACGTGCTCGTCAACGCCACGAGCGTCGGGATGGAGGCCGACGAGACCCCCGTTCCGGCGGCTGCACTCCACGCCGACCTCGCGGTGTTGGACGCCGTCTACACCCCCCTGGAGACCCGACTGCTGCGAGACGCGGCCGCCGCCGGCGCGGAGACGGTCGACGGCGCCTGGATGCTGTTGTTCCAGGGTGTCGCCGCCTTCGAGCGGTGGACCGGCCGCGACGCCCCGGTCGACGCGATGAACGAGACGCTGCGGGCGCGACTGTAG
- the eif1A gene encoding translation initiation factor eIF-1A — protein sequence MSDGESNGRRNLRMPDDDEVFAEVTNMLGANRIQVRCVDGEERTARIPGRMQKRVWIREGDVVLVEPWDWQDEKADVTFRYEKNEADQLRDEGHIQ from the coding sequence ATGAGCGACGGCGAGTCAAACGGGCGCAGGAACCTCCGGATGCCAGACGACGACGAGGTGTTCGCCGAGGTGACGAACATGCTGGGCGCCAACCGGATCCAGGTTCGCTGTGTCGACGGCGAGGAACGAACCGCTCGAATTCCCGGCCGGATGCAGAAACGCGTCTGGATCCGCGAGGGGGACGTGGTGCTCGTCGAGCCGTGGGACTGGCAAGACGAGAAAGCCGACGTGACGTTCCGCTACGAGAAGAACGAGGCCGACCAGCTCCGCGACGAGGGCCACATCCAGTAG
- a CDS encoding universal stress protein, producing the protein MYETILMPTDGSSHSRRAADHALTLGRAFDATVRAVSVVDVQGAAGVFGAGGVGSEFRDQLTDEANAALDAVRERADDADLETAVLDGDPATAILDDAVDCDADLVVMGTHGRTGIHRYVAGSVTEQVVRRAPVPVLTAHAYDDDDGPAPEPGRFDRVLLPTDRSPAAEASVPHAIAFAEIADAEVNVLNVVDVSNTTGGATVAVDPSDEFHEAGEAATERIADRVREAGLSATTTVVDGFPARDVLSYADDNPVDLIVMGTHGRTGVSRFLLGSTTERAIRHADAPVLAVNTREEAEETADDETVTGRERGDETIPGETGVADRDDS; encoded by the coding sequence GTGTACGAGACGATCCTCATGCCGACCGACGGCAGTTCTCACTCGCGTCGCGCCGCCGACCACGCGTTGACGCTGGGGCGGGCGTTCGACGCCACCGTCCGGGCCGTCTCCGTGGTCGATGTCCAGGGCGCCGCGGGCGTGTTCGGGGCCGGCGGCGTCGGCTCGGAGTTCCGCGACCAGCTCACCGACGAGGCGAACGCCGCGCTCGACGCCGTCCGAGAGCGGGCCGACGACGCCGACTTGGAGACGGCGGTGTTGGACGGCGACCCCGCGACGGCGATCCTAGACGACGCCGTCGACTGTGACGCCGACCTCGTGGTGATGGGCACCCACGGTCGCACCGGGATCCACCGCTACGTCGCCGGCAGCGTCACCGAACAGGTCGTCCGTCGGGCGCCCGTCCCGGTGTTGACGGCCCACGCGTACGACGACGACGACGGTCCGGCGCCGGAGCCTGGGCGCTTCGACCGGGTGTTGTTGCCGACGGATCGGAGCCCCGCCGCCGAGGCGAGTGTCCCTCACGCGATCGCGTTCGCCGAGATCGCCGACGCCGAGGTCAACGTGCTCAACGTCGTCGACGTGTCCAACACGACCGGCGGGGCGACCGTCGCGGTGGACCCGTCCGACGAGTTCCACGAGGCTGGCGAAGCGGCGACGGAACGGATCGCCGACCGCGTCCGCGAGGCCGGGCTGTCGGCGACGACGACTGTCGTCGACGGGTTCCCGGCTCGCGACGTGTTGTCGTACGCGGACGACAACCCCGTCGATCTGATCGTCATGGGCACTCACGGCCGGACGGGCGTGAGTCGGTTCCTGCTGGGGTCGACGACGGAGCGGGCGATCAGACACGCCGACGCCCCGGTGTTGGCGGTAAACACGCGGGAGGAGGCAGAGGAGACGGCGGACGACGAGACGGTGACCGGACGAGAGCGGGGCGACGAGACGATACCCGGGGAGACGGGCGTCGCCGACCGCGACGACTCGTGA
- a CDS encoding outer membrane lipoprotein carrier protein LolA: protein MATDEAGDRGLTRNGAVIALALAALVAAGLAGVGIAAPNAPTGDTILNDTADRYESAESIVGAAVVTVENDTTTSEYEVSFAATGDNESRVSVTGDNGTYVFGTNGTVAWVHDEATGLTRVYDESEVEAKSEERRAAWEENTSWDASDRAKLYDWSRENATVERIGTETVDGTEAYVVRVTPADDTEGELTVWVTTEDSTVVRQELAGPNGTVVVDVTRTEFDASVADSTFQPPTDDAPTVGETVESLDALRQTTDLTLPAPTDDRFAFDRGSTVAYGDSVVAVQQYTGPADLTVVTTDADRAPGETASAENVTETTVADTTVSVAETDRGLAVWWTEGDTRYGVVADTDRETLLAVAADLIEG, encoded by the coding sequence ATGGCAACAGACGAGGCCGGCGACCGTGGGCTGACACGGAACGGCGCGGTGATCGCGCTCGCGCTGGCGGCCCTCGTGGCCGCCGGACTGGCGGGCGTCGGCATCGCGGCCCCGAACGCCCCGACCGGCGACACGATCCTGAACGACACGGCAGACCGCTACGAGTCGGCAGAGTCGATCGTCGGCGCGGCGGTCGTCACTGTCGAGAACGACACGACGACCAGCGAGTACGAGGTGTCGTTCGCGGCGACCGGCGACAACGAGTCGCGGGTGTCCGTGACCGGCGACAACGGTACCTACGTGTTCGGCACGAACGGGACGGTCGCCTGGGTCCACGACGAGGCGACCGGCTTGACTCGGGTGTACGACGAGTCCGAGGTGGAGGCGAAGTCCGAAGAGCGCCGTGCGGCCTGGGAGGAGAACACCTCCTGGGACGCGAGCGACCGCGCGAAGCTGTACGACTGGAGCCGAGAGAACGCGACGGTCGAACGGATCGGCACGGAGACCGTCGACGGCACCGAGGCGTACGTCGTCCGGGTGACCCCGGCCGACGACACCGAGGGTGAGCTGACCGTCTGGGTCACGACGGAGGACTCGACGGTGGTGCGCCAGGAGCTGGCCGGGCCGAACGGGACGGTCGTCGTGGACGTGACGCGGACGGAGTTCGACGCTTCCGTCGCCGACAGCACGTTCCAGCCGCCGACGGACGACGCTCCGACCGTCGGCGAGACCGTCGAGTCGCTGGACGCGCTCAGGCAGACGACCGACCTGACGCTGCCGGCCCCGACCGACGACCGGTTCGCGTTCGACCGCGGGTCGACGGTCGCGTACGGCGACAGCGTCGTCGCGGTCCAGCAGTACACCGGGCCGGCCGACCTGACCGTCGTCACGACTGACGCCGACCGGGCGCCCGGCGAGACCGCATCCGCCGAGAACGTCACGGAGACGACCGTCGCCGACACGACCGTCTCCGTCGCCGAGACGGACCGCGGACTGGCCGTCTGGTGGACCGAGGGAGACACCCGTTACGGCGTGGTCGCGGACACGGACCGCGAGACGCTGCTGGCCGTCGCGGCAGATCTGATCGAGGGCTGA